A single region of the Bacteroides intestinalis DSM 17393 genome encodes:
- a CDS encoding porin: MKKSALMLLIILLPLAVKAQTPYRNEDGKKIDKEELETKDYLPEIHGTIRTKFEYQTEMAASRFEVRNARISITGNVLPIVAYKAEIDLSDEGQIKMLDAYARLFPVKDLTVTAGQMRVPFTIDAHRSPHQQYFANRSFIAKQVGNVRDVGVTLGYKLGTEIPVTLEGGLYNGSGLTNQKEWHKEVNYSAKAQFLFAQKLNLALSIQSIQPQDVRINSYDIGAFYESGRFHIEGEYLYKTYADNAYDNVHAVNSFINYDLPLRKVFNKMSFLVRYDMMTSQSDGKAIDEETGALVTTDYKRHRVTGGVTFSLSKAFRTDLRLNFEKYFYAKNSITKESEQDKIVLELMVRF; this comes from the coding sequence ATGAAGAAAAGCGCATTGATGTTGCTCATCATTTTGTTGCCACTGGCTGTGAAAGCTCAAACTCCATACCGCAACGAAGACGGAAAGAAGATTGATAAAGAAGAGCTGGAAACAAAAGATTATCTTCCGGAAATACATGGTACTATCCGCACCAAGTTCGAGTATCAGACAGAAATGGCTGCCAGCCGCTTCGAAGTGCGCAATGCGCGTATTAGTATTACCGGCAATGTATTACCAATAGTGGCTTATAAAGCAGAAATCGACCTTTCCGATGAAGGACAAATCAAGATGCTGGATGCCTACGCCCGCCTCTTCCCGGTAAAAGACCTGACAGTAACTGCAGGACAAATGCGCGTACCGTTCACCATTGACGCCCACCGTTCTCCGCACCAGCAATATTTTGCCAACCGTTCATTCATTGCGAAACAAGTCGGTAACGTACGTGACGTTGGCGTTACATTGGGATATAAACTCGGAACTGAAATACCTGTTACATTAGAGGGCGGGCTTTATAATGGTTCGGGACTGACCAACCAGAAGGAGTGGCACAAAGAAGTGAATTACTCCGCCAAAGCGCAATTCCTGTTTGCCCAAAAACTTAATCTGGCTTTAAGCATACAGAGCATTCAGCCGCAAGATGTACGGATTAACTCTTATGACATCGGTGCTTTCTACGAATCCGGCCGTTTCCATATTGAAGGGGAATACCTGTACAAGACGTATGCTGACAATGCTTACGACAATGTGCATGCCGTGAACAGCTTCATCAACTACGATTTACCTCTACGAAAGGTTTTCAACAAAATGTCTTTCCTGGTACGCTATGATATGATGACCAGCCAGAGCGACGGCAAAGCTATCGATGAGGAAACAGGCGCTTTAGTCACTACTGACTATAAACGGCACCGCGTGACGGGTGGTGTCACTTTCAGCCTCAGCAAAGCATTCCGTACGGACCTTCGCCTGAACTTTGAAAAATACTTTTATGCCAAAAACAGCATTACCAAAGAATCAGAGCAGGATAAGATTGTATTAGAACTGATGGTTCGGTTCTAA
- the xyn10D/fae1 gene encoding bifunctional endo-1,4-beta-xylanase/feruloyl esterase, with amino-acid sequence MKHLFKFSLCALAFAMSANNGFAQSGETGLKDAYKDYFSIGVAVNMRNIANPEQIAIIKKDFNSITAENDMKPQPTEPAYGQFNWENADKIANFCRSNGIKLRGHCLMWHAQIGEWMYKDEKGDFVSKEKLFQNMKHHITAIVERYKDVIYAWDVVNEAISDGGWQGGRRGMGEQPSPYRNSPLYQIAGDEFIKKAFIYAREADPNVLLFYNDYNAADPGKRDRIYNMVKSMKEEGVPIDGIGMQGHYNVYGPSMEDVDAALTKYSTIVKHIHITELDIRANQEMGGQLNFSRDGGNISQVVKTLQEDQYARLFKVLRKHKDVVDNVTFWNLSDRDSWLGARNYPLPYDENYKPKRVYSIIKDFDPAHDNAVVKEDFRPSVLNQPGRQYPMVNSQGYARFRVVAPDAKSVIVSLGLGGRGGTVLRKDKEGVWVGTTDGPMDEGFHYYHLTIDGGVFNDPGAKNYYGSCRWESGIEIPAHDEDFYAMKQVPHGNVQQVYFYSKSTDTHRRAFVYTPPTYGKDKKKYPVLYLQHGWGEDETAWSNQGHANLIMDNLIAEGKIEPFIIVMTYGMTNDVKFGHIKEFTAKEFETVLVDELIPYIDSNFRTQADKKHRAMAGLSMGGFETKLITLRRPEVFNYYGLLSGGTYAPDDIKDKKQVESIFISCGSKENPDGVTKAVNDLKAAGFKATSFVSPDTAHEFLTWRRSLYHMAQLLFK; translated from the coding sequence ATGAAACATTTATTCAAATTTTCCCTTTGCGCGTTGGCATTTGCCATGAGCGCAAATAACGGGTTCGCACAAAGCGGCGAAACAGGACTGAAGGATGCTTATAAAGATTACTTCTCTATTGGCGTGGCTGTTAATATGCGTAATATCGCAAATCCCGAACAGATTGCCATCATCAAAAAAGACTTTAACAGTATTACGGCGGAAAACGACATGAAGCCGCAACCCACCGAGCCTGCCTACGGACAGTTCAACTGGGAGAATGCCGACAAGATCGCCAACTTTTGCCGTAGCAACGGTATCAAACTTCGCGGGCATTGCTTGATGTGGCATGCCCAGATAGGAGAATGGATGTATAAGGATGAAAAAGGCGATTTTGTGTCGAAAGAGAAATTATTCCAGAATATGAAGCATCATATCACAGCCATCGTGGAACGTTATAAAGACGTGATATATGCGTGGGACGTGGTGAACGAAGCTATCTCCGATGGTGGCTGGCAGGGTGGCCGGCGAGGCATGGGAGAGCAACCAAGTCCATATCGCAATTCCCCCCTTTATCAGATTGCCGGTGACGAGTTCATTAAGAAAGCCTTTATTTATGCCCGTGAGGCCGACCCTAATGTACTCCTTTTCTATAATGACTATAATGCTGCCGATCCCGGAAAGCGCGACCGCATCTATAATATGGTGAAATCCATGAAGGAAGAAGGTGTGCCCATTGATGGTATCGGCATGCAGGGACATTACAATGTCTACGGTCCGAGTATGGAAGATGTAGATGCTGCCTTGACAAAATACTCTACGATAGTGAAACATATTCATATTACCGAGTTGGATATTCGTGCCAATCAGGAGATGGGAGGACAGCTCAACTTCAGCCGTGACGGCGGCAATATCAGTCAGGTGGTGAAAACGCTTCAGGAAGATCAGTATGCTCGCCTGTTTAAAGTGCTTCGCAAGCATAAGGATGTGGTAGACAATGTTACTTTCTGGAATCTTTCCGACCGCGACTCATGGCTCGGCGCACGCAATTATCCGTTGCCTTACGATGAGAATTATAAGCCGAAACGTGTCTATAGCATCATTAAGGATTTTGATCCGGCACACGATAATGCTGTGGTGAAAGAAGATTTCCGTCCTTCTGTGCTTAATCAGCCCGGACGGCAGTATCCTATGGTTAATTCGCAGGGATATGCCCGCTTCCGTGTAGTTGCTCCTGATGCCAAATCAGTCATTGTCAGCCTTGGACTGGGAGGTCGTGGCGGCACAGTTCTCCGTAAGGATAAAGAAGGTGTATGGGTGGGTACTACAGATGGCCCTATGGACGAGGGATTCCATTATTACCACCTCACTATCGACGGTGGCGTGTTTAATGACCCGGGCGCCAAGAATTATTACGGTTCTTGCCGATGGGAAAGCGGCATTGAGATTCCGGCTCATGACGAAGATTTCTATGCCATGAAACAAGTGCCTCACGGCAATGTTCAGCAGGTTTATTTCTATTCCAAGAGTACGGACACTCACCGTCGTGCATTTGTTTATACACCGCCCACTTATGGCAAGGATAAGAAGAAGTATCCGGTTCTTTATTTACAGCACGGATGGGGAGAAGATGAAACGGCATGGTCCAACCAGGGGCATGCGAATCTGATTATGGACAACCTGATTGCCGAAGGCAAGATTGAACCGTTCATCATTGTAATGACGTATGGCATGACGAATGATGTGAAATTTGGGCATATCAAAGAGTTCACGGCTAAGGAGTTTGAAACGGTGCTGGTGGACGAACTAATACCTTATATTGATAGTAACTTCCGTACACAGGCCGACAAGAAGCACCGTGCTATGGCAGGACTTTCTATGGGTGGCTTTGAGACGAAACTGATTACTCTGCGACGTCCGGAAGTATTCAATTACTATGGACTGTTGAGCGGTGGCACTTATGCACCGGACGACATCAAGGATAAAAAGCAGGTGGAATCCATCTTCATCAGTTGCGGAAGCAAGGAGAATCCGGATGGTGTGACTAAGGCTGTGAACGACCTCAAGGCTGCCGGTTTCAAGGCTACGTCGTTCGTTTCTCCCGATACGGCGCATGAATTCCTGACTTGGCGTAGAAGTTTGTATCACATGGCACAGTTGCTTTTCAAATAA